A region of Frederiksenia canicola DNA encodes the following proteins:
- a CDS encoding type II secretion system F family protein, whose protein sequence is MIKIALFLLTLILSGAIFLFMAFAAKKKFEINKEIILSIRPKEKNQEDLQKGKTKQQIELELLLINNNPILKILGVIDKNIRVKLLAIVVVSLIYYLFNIGADPTNIMLGIFVVILLVILLPGILINTILKGKIKNIMNDLAGFIDLVAVNVQTGATIEASLKQVASDFKKLNPDLTYVLLRIIRKAEITGLHAALQDLAISLPTKEIRMFCTVMQQSLNFGSSIYPQLTQLSADIREMQLLVLEEKLGTLSAKMSVPLIIFIMFPIVILILAPGAMRVLPNVF, encoded by the coding sequence ATGATAAAGATAGCATTATTTCTTTTAACGCTTATCTTATCTGGAGCAATCTTTCTATTCATGGCTTTTGCGGCAAAGAAAAAATTTGAAATAAATAAGGAAATTATTTTAAGTATAAGGCCTAAAGAGAAAAACCAAGAAGACTTGCAAAAAGGTAAAACTAAACAACAGATAGAGTTAGAGCTTCTTCTAATTAATAACAACCCTATCTTAAAGATACTAGGTGTTATTGACAAAAATATAAGAGTGAAACTATTGGCTATTGTTGTGGTTTCTTTGATTTATTATTTGTTTAATATAGGAGCTGACCCAACTAATATTATGTTAGGTATTTTTGTTGTTATTCTCCTTGTTATTTTGCTCCCTGGTATTCTAATTAATACTATCCTGAAAGGAAAAATTAAAAACATTATGAATGATTTGGCGGGATTTATTGATTTAGTTGCAGTAAATGTACAGACTGGGGCGACTATTGAAGCGTCACTAAAACAGGTGGCATCCGATTTTAAGAAATTAAATCCTGACTTGACCTATGTATTATTACGTATTATCCGTAAGGCAGAAATTACGGGGTTGCATGCAGCACTGCAGGATTTAGCCATTTCATTACCAACAAAAGAAATTCGAATGTTTTGTACTGTTATGCAGCAAAGTTTAAATTTTGGTTCCTCTATCTATCCACAACTAACTCAACTTTCGGCAGATATTCGAGAAATGCAGCTACTTGTTTTAGAAGAGAAATTAGGAACCTTGTCTGCAAAAATGAGTGTTCCGTTGATTATATTCATTATGTTCCCAATCGTTATATTAATTCTAGCACCTGGTGCAATGAGGGTATTACCAAATGTATTCTAA